Proteins encoded in a region of the Triticum dicoccoides isolate Atlit2015 ecotype Zavitan chromosome 3A, WEW_v2.0, whole genome shotgun sequence genome:
- the LOC119271327 gene encoding zinc finger CCCH domain-containing protein 1-like → MEGESAAAPTRRWAENVIVLSSGWPPRSEEAAVVAGQGQHQRTDAPPEKLYYKTRLCDKYEATGRCVYEDGCTFAHGRAELRPPVPPHAHAVWRRPPDQEHGGRIVYGGGKAWHNFRDRGHFGDKLAFPHAAAPAPPGHAIRITGDQKLLADERRSATPPAMPSPAPRYTAPGPARAFAPVPAPAARDRLGQIPVEGGGKKPNRLMLMSLRKTSGIYGDWPEQF, encoded by the exons ATGGAGGGGGAGAGCGCCGCCGCCCCGACGCGCCGCTGGGCGGAGAACGTGATCGTGCTGTCCTCGGGGTGGCCGCCGCggtcggaggaggcggcggtggtggcggggcAGGGGCAGCACCAGCGCACGGATGCGCCGCCGGAGAAGCTCTACTACAAGACCAGGCTCTGCGACAAGTACGAGGCCACCGGCCGCTGCGTGTACGAGGACGGCTGCACCTTCGCGCACGGCCGCGCCGAGCTGCGCCCGCCGGTCCCTCCCCACGCCCACGCCGTTTGGCGCAGGCCGCCCGACCAGGAGCACGGCGGCAGGATCGTCTACGGCGGCGGCAAGGCGTGGCACAACTTCAGGGACAGGGGCCATTTCGGGGATAAGCTCGCCTTCCCCCACGCCGCCGCGCCGGCACCACCTG GTCACGCGATTCGCATCACCGGGGACCAGAAGCTGCTGGCGGACGAGCGGAGGAGCGCCACGCCGCCCGCGATGCCATCCCCAGCGCCGCGCTACACTGCTCCGGGCCCGGCCAGGGCGTTTGCGCCGGTGCCTGCCCCGGCCGCGCGTGAtcgtcttggccagatacccgtggAGGGCGGTGGCAAGAAGCCCAACAGGCTGATGCTCATGAGCCTCCGGAAGACCAGCGGCATCTACGGCGACTGGCCGGAGCAGTTCTGA